The genomic region TCAGCTGCACGGCGGTACCCGCGGCGAAGCTCTTCACCCGGAACAGCGAGAGTTCGATGAGCGGCGAGCCGTCCCGGTCCGCCTTCCTGCGCTCGAACGCGATGAGCGCCGCGAACACCAGGAGGCTGGCGGCCATCGACAGATGGCCCCACAGCGGCCAGCCCAGCTCGCGTCCCCGGGTCAGCGGGTAGAGCAGCATGAGAAGGCCGAGCGTCACCAGCGCCACGCCGGTCAGGTCCAGCCGGAGCGCCTTCGGTGCCTTGGACTCGCTGATGAACTTCCGCCCGAGCACCAGTCCGGCGATGCCGACGGGCAGGTTGATCAGGAAGATCGGCCGCCATTCCAGGCCGAAGAAGTTCCACTCGGTGAGCAGGGCGCCCAGCAGTGGCCCGGACACCGCGCCCAGCCCGACGATCGCGCCGAACAGACCGAAGACCTTGCCGCGCTCGTGCGCGGGGAAGGTGGCGTGCACGATCGACAGCACCTGGGGCACCATCAGCGCGGCCATGCCGCCCTGCAGGATGCGCGAGGCGACCAGCATCTCCGGGTTCACGGCGAGGCCGCAGAGGGCCGAGGCGATCGTGAACCCCCCTATGCCGATGAGGAAGAGGCGCTTGCGGCCGTAGATGTCACCGAGCCGGCCGCCCGTGATCAGACCGGCCGCGAAGGCCAGCGCGTATCCGGCGGTGATCCACTGGATCGACGTGAACGAGGCGCCGGTGTCCCGCGTGATGCTGGGGATGGCGATGTTGACGATCGTGACGTCGACCAGGTCCATGAAGGCCGCGGTCATCACGATCGCGAGCGCGAACCAGCGACGCCGGTCCGCCGGGTCCTGCGGCGTGGCCTGCCCTGTCGAGAGCGTGGTTGTGGATGCCGTGACCGGCGGAGATTCGGAGGAAGTCATGGGAGGAAGCTAGAGGCCCAACAGGTCAGAAAGTGACCTATTGGATGGGCATGCTGTGTCCCATGACCGACACCCCGGCACGACTGCTGAAACTGCTGTCGCTCCTCCAGACGCCTCGTGAGTGGCCGGGCGGCGAGCTGGCCGAGCGGCTCGACGTCACGGCGCGCACCATCCGCCGCGACATCGGCCGGCTCCGCGACCTCGGCTATCCGGTCGAGGCCTCCCGGGGTTCGATCGGCGGCTACCGTCTGGTCGCGGGCACCGCCATGCCACCGCTCCTCCTGGACGACGAGGAGGCGGTGGCCATCGCGGTGGGCCTGCGGGCCGGGGCCGGTCACGCGATCGAAGGCGTCGACGAGGCATCCGTACGGGCGCTGGCCAAGCTGGAGCAGGTCCTCCCGGCACGGCTGCGGCACCGGGTCTCCTCCCTGCAGAACGCCACCGTGCCGCTCACGCGCGGCGACGGTGCGACCATCGACCCCCACACGCTCACGGTGATCGCCTCGGCGGTCACCGGGCGGGAACGGCTGCGCTTCGCCTACCGCTCCGGGGACGGCACCGCCTCCAAGCGGCAGGCGGAGCCGTACCGGCTGGTGAGCACGGGCAGCCGCTGGTATCTCGTGGCGTACGACATGGACCGCGAGGACTGGCGCACGTTCCGGGTGGACCGGGTGAGCGAGCCGTTCGCCACCGGCTCCCGTTTCACCCCGCGCGAGCTGCCGACGGGGAGCGGGGACGCGGCCGAGTTCTTCACCCGCTCGATGTCGCGTACACAGCCCGAGCTGCACCTCGACGTGACCTTCCGGGCCCCGGCGGGCTTCGTGACGGCACGGCTGCCCTCGACGCTCGGCGCGGTGGAGCCGACGGGTGAGGAGAGCTGCCGGCTGCGCACGGCCTCCTCCGACTCGTTGGAGTGGGTGGCGCTTCGGCTGGCACTCGTGGACTGCGAGTTCGAGGTGCACGGGCCACCGCACCTGGTGGAGCACCTCAGCGGCCTGGGGGCCCGCCTGACCCGCGCCGCGTCACCCCGGCCGGCGGCGGGTCGGGCGTGAAAGCTGCGGGGCGGACATGGATGAGCCCCGGCGCCGGGGGGGGGTGGGCGCCGGGACTCAGCTCATGGGACCGGTAAGGAGACCGGTCGTCGGGCCGGTGCGAACCGGCTTGATGGGGAGATTACGGGTTATCGGCTCACGCCGCAGCGTCAAAGCCCGTGTCGTGAGCCATTCGCTTCAATTCGAGCAGTGCGTGCTTCTCGATCTGGCGGATTCGCTCCCGTGTCAGACCGTGCTGCTTGCCCACCTCGGTGAGGGTCCGCTCGCGGCCGTCCTCGATGCCGTACCGCATCTTGATGATGGAGGCGGTGCGGTTGTCGAGCTTGGAGATCAGGTCCTCGAGCTCCTCGCTGCGCAGCAGAGTCATCACGGACTGCTCGGGCGACACGGCGGAGGTGTCCTCCAGCAGGTCCCCGAACTGCGTGTCGCCGTCGTCGTCCACGGACATGTTCAGGCTGACCGGGTCACGGGCCCAGTCCAGGACGTTCCCCACGCGCTCGGCGTTGGAGTCGAGCTCGGCGGCGATCTCCGCGTGCTCCGGGTCGCGCCCGTGCTCACGGTTGAACTCACGCTGCACACGCCGGATCCTGCCCAGCTCCTCCACGAGGTGGACGGGGAGCCGGATCGTGCGGGACTGGTCGGCGATGGAGCGCGTGATGGCCTGCCGGATCCACCATGTGGCGTAGGTCGAGAACTTGAAGCCCTTGGCGTAGTCGAACTTCTCGACCGCGCGCACCAGGCCGGCGTTCCCCTCCTGGATCAGGTCGAGCAGGGGCAGACCCGCCCTCGGGTAGCGCCTGGCCACGGCAACGACGAGCCGGAGGTTGGAGCGGATGAATATGTCCTTGGCGCGCTCGCTCTCGGCGACCAGCGCCTCCAGCTCCTCACGCTTCGCCCCGCCGGCCTCGCTCTCCACCACGCCGTCGAGGATCTGCTGGGCGTAGACGCCCGCCTCGATCGTCTGTGAGAGCTCGACCTCCTTGGCGGCGTCGAGCAGCGGTGTGCGAGCGATCTCGTCCAGGTACATGCCGACCAGGTCGCGATCGGCGATCTCCCCGCCCACGGCGCGAACACTGCTTGCCCGGTCGGTCCCGCCGGTGCTGGCGGACGAACGACGGGCGACGGCACGGGTTGCCATGCGTGCTCCCTTGCTGAGTAGGTCGCGACACCCTCCCGGGTGCCCTGCATCCGATGGAAACAACGACTGGAATCCGGACAGAATTCCCACGGGGGCCATTCACTTTCGAGATCATGCAGTACCCTGTCGCCCCCAACGCGAGGACACAAGGTGCAGATACCCACAGAAGTGCAGGTCAGGCCCGGTGTGGAGGCCGACCTGGAGGCCCTGACGGACATCTACAACCATTACGTCCGTGAGACCGCGCTCACTTTCGACACGGCTGCCTTCACCCCGGAGGAGCGCCTGCCCTGGTTGCGCTCCCACCCGGAAGACGGCCCCCACCGGCTCCTGGTTGCTCTGGACCCGAGTACCCGGGACAACGCTCCGCATGTCCTCGGCTATGCCACCAGCAGCCCGTTCCGCCCCAAGGCGGCCTACAGCACCTCGGTCGAGGTGAGCGTGTACTGCTCCCCCGACGCGACGGGCCGCGGCATCGGCACGCTCCTGTACAAGGCGCTGTTCGAGGCGCTGGCCGACGAGGACGTCCACCGCGCGTACGCCGGGATCGCACAGCCGAACGAGGCGTCGACCCGGCTGCACGACGCCTTCGGCTTCCGGCACATCGGCACCTACACGGAGGTGGGCCGGAAGTTCGGCCGGTACTGGGACGTGGCCTGGTACGAGAAGCCGTTGCTCAGCCGAACTGCACGGAGCGCTTCGCCAGACCCAGCCAGAAGCCGTCGATGACGCTGCGCCCCTGATCGAGTTCGCCCTCGGCCGCGCCGAGGGTGACGAACAGCGGCGCGAAGTGCTCGGTGCGGGGATGGGCCAGCCGGCCCGCCGGCGAGGCGTGCTCGAAGTCCAGCAGGGAGTCGACGTCCTGCGCCTGGAGCGCCCGGTGCCCCCAGTCGTCGAACTCCGCCGACCAGCCGGGCGTGGAGCCTCCGGAGTGCCGTAGCGCCGCCAGGTTGTGCGTGAAGAAGCCACTCCCGACGATCAGCACGCCTTCGTCACGCAGCGGCGCGAGCTTGCGCCCGATGGCCATCAGCTTCTGCGGGTCGAGCGTCGGCATGGAGATCTGGAGCACGGGGATGTCGGCGTCCGGGAACATCTCCACCAGCGGGACGTACGCCCCGTGGTCGAGGCCCCGGTCGGGGATGTCCTGGACGGGGGTCCCCGCACCGCGCAGCAGCTTGCGGACGTCGTCCGCGAGCTTCGGGGCCCCGGGTGCGGCGTACCGCACCTGGTAGTAGTGCTCCGGGAAACCCCAGAAGTCGTAGACCAGCGGCACGGCACGGGTGGCGCCGAGGGCGAGCGGGGCCTCCTCCCAGTGTGCGGAGACCATCAGGATCGCCTTGGGCCGCGGCAGCCCCGCCGACCAGGCGGCGAGCTCGCCGGGCCAGACCGGGTCGTCGGCGAGCGGCGGGGCGCCGTGGGAGAGGTAGAGGGCGGGCATCCGTTCCGCGGTGGTTGTCATGACGCTCCCATTCCTCTGCCGATCAAGGTATGTGTGTTCACTACAGGTACCGGGAACCGGCATCTGCGCGAGCAGTGGAGATTCGCGACCGGCTCTCCGGAACCGAGTCTTTGAATCTTCAAGTTCCAACTACCGGAGACCTTAGCTCTATCTAGTTCAACTTTCAAGAAAAGGTCGTACAGTGGAGTACATGACCACGGCATCCCCCGGCGGGCCCCGGTGGCTCACCGACGAAGAGCAGAGCGTGTGGCGCGCCTATCTCCACGCCACCACGCTCATGGAGGACCATCTCGACCGCCAGTTGCAGCGCGACGCCGGCATGCCGCACGTCTACTACGGACTGCTCGTCCACCTCTCCCAGGCCCCCCGGCGGCGGAAGCGCATGACCGAGCTGGCCAAGGACGCCAAGATCACCCGGTCCCGCCTCTCGCACGCCGTCGCGCGGCTGGAGAAGAACGGCTGGGTCCGCCGCGAGGACTGCGACTCCGACAAGCGCGGCCAGAACGCGATCCTCACCGACGAGGGCTACGCCATGCTGGCGCAGTCCGCACCCGGGCACGTCGAAGCCGTACGCCAGGCCATGTTCGCCCGGCTCAGCCCTGAACAGGTGAAGAGCCTCGGCGAGATCATGCAGGTCATCGCCACCGGCCTGCAGCCGGAGGGCACGGACGCGGATCTGCCCTGGCTCCGCTGAGCGGAACCAGGGCAGACGGGCGGGACCGTGCGCTCAGTGCGCGACGACCGGGATCTTGAACTCGTCCTCGATCCCGTCCGCCAGGTCCCCCGAGCCATCCGCGGCTCCGGCGCCCGGACGGCCGGTGTTGATCAGGGCCACGGCGATCGCCGAGGCGGCGACCAGGATGCCGACCGCCCACCAGATGGCGCTCGCGAAGCCGGCGACCATGGCCTGCAGCTGGAGCAGCTTCGGGTCGCCGGCACCGGCGGCGTGATCGGCGATGTACGCGGTGGTGGCACCGGCGGCGATGGTGTTGAGCAGCGCCGTGCCGATGGCCCCGCCGACCTGCTGCGAGGTGTTCACCATCGCGGAGGCCACACCGGCGTCACGCGGCTCGATGCCGTGCGTGGCCAGCGACATGGCCGGCATGAACGCCGTGCCCATGCCCAGGCCGAGCAGCAGCTGACCCGGCAGGATGACCGCCGCGTACGAGGTGTCGATGTCCAGCTGGGTCAGGAGCAGCATGCCGACGGCCGCCACCAGGAACCCGGGGCCCATCAGCAGCCTCGGCGGGACCCGGGTCATGAGCCGGGCGCCGATCTGAGTGGAACCGGTGATCATGCCGACGATCATCGGCATGAACGCGAAGCCGGTCTTGACCGGCGAGTATCCCTTGACCACCTGCAGGTAGTACGTCAGGAAGAGGAAGAGCCCGAACATCGCGATGATGGCGAGGCCCAGCGAGAGGTAGACCCCACCACGGTTGCGCTCGGTCAGGACCCGCAGCGGAAGCAGCGGCGACCTCACGCGCGACTCGGTGACGACGAAGGCCAGCAGCAGCACCGCGGCCGCGACGAACATGCCGATGGTCAGCGTGTCCGACCAGCCGGCCGACTCGGCACGGGTGAAGCCGTACACCAGCGCGACCAGACCCAGCGTGGACAGGACGACGCCGGGGATGTCGAGCGGCGAGCGGTTCCGGCTGCCGGACGGCTCACGGATGACGAAGTAGGCACCTGCGGCGGCGATGATCGCGAACGGGATGTTGACGAAGAAGGTCCAGCGCCAGTTCAGGTACTCGGTCAGGAATCCGCCCAGGATCAGGCCGACCGCGCCACCGCCACCGGCGATGGCCCCGTAGATGCCGAAGGCCTTGGCACGCTCCTTGGCGTCCGTGAACATCACGGCGAGCAAGGAGAGGGCCGCGGGGGCGAGCAGTGCGCCGAAGACACCCTGCAGGGCGCGGGAGCCGAACATCATCGCCTCGCCCTGGGCCGCGCCGCCGAGCGCGGAGGCCGCGGCGAAGCCGAGCAGGCCCACGACGAAGGTGCGCTTACGGCCCCACAGGTCGGCGATGCGGCCGCCGAAGAGGAGGAGTCCGCCGAACGCGAGGGCGTAGGCGGTGATGACCCACTGCTTGTTGCCCTCGGAAATGCCCAGGTCGGTCTGGGCGGAGGGGAGGGCGATGTTCACGATGGTCGCGTCGAGCACGACCATCAGCTGGGCGAGGGCGATGAAGGCCAGCGCTTTCCAGCGGCTGGGATCCGGGAGGGTGCCGGCTGTTTTCGACATGGGAGTAGCCACCTAAGGACACGAGGAGTTACGGGTTCGGCGCACGGTCCACGAAGGGACCCGCGTACGAAACCGGAAAAGGGCGAACGGTGCCGACGGCCGGACGCACGAGGTCCGGGCCGGGGCGGTCAGGGCAGGTGCGGCCGCCGAGGGCTGCTTACTGAGGGCTGTGGGTCGGGGTTCTCCGGTGCGCGGGTGTCAGCACCCGCTGCGCAGGTCCTCCAAGGTCGCCGCCGATCCGGGCAGCTCGGAGCGGGCCGGGGCTTCCAGACCGTCCAGGAACAGCTGCAGATGGCGGTGGGTGAACCGGTCTATGTCCAGGCAGGCGATGCCGGGCAACGGCCGGGTGAGCTGGGAGAGGGCGACGAGTACGTCACCGACGGCGATGTCGGTGCGCAGCCTCCCTGCGGACATGGCACGCTCCACGAGCCCTTGGACGGCCTCTTCGAGGCGTCGGCGCTCGGCGAGCAGTTCGGGATGGGCGGTGTCGAAGCCGCCGGACAGCATCGGGCACAGGGCGCCGATCCGTTCGTCGGCCGCCGCGTGCACGAAGCGGCTGAGGGCGGCGAAGGGGTCGGACTCGGCCGCGACGGCCTCCTCCACCCGCTCGGTGGTACGGGAGGTGACGGCGAGGACGACCTCGTGGATCAGGGCCGCCCGGTCGGGGAAGTTCCGGTAGAGCGTGGCGTTGCCGACGCCGGCCCTCCGCGCGACCTCGTCGAGCGGCACATCCGGGCCGAACTCGACGAACATCTCGCGGGCGGCCGCCACGATCCGCTCCCGGTTGCGCAGCGCGTCGGCCCGCGGGCGGGACGTACGGCGCTGGGCGGCGCAGGTGGCGACGGACTTCACGGCTTCCCTTTCCGGTGTGTGACCGGCCCTCGCGTCAACCGGGGACCGTTTCCCCGTTTCGCCGGGGACACAGGTACAAACGGGGAGAGGATCCCCGGTTATTTCCCACCCCGATGTGACCTGCGCCACATGGACGCCATGGCAGAAACCCTCCATCGGCGCACCCAGCGAGCGGTCCCCCACGACCCGGCAGAGGCTGATCGCCAGAGCGCAGTCAGGACCGGCCGGCTGCCGCGGACCGAAGGCGACGCCCCATGCAGCAGCCCCGCCACCGGATACGCGGATACCGCCGCCCCCTCGCACTCGCCGGAGCGACGGCCCTGGTCATCGCCACGATGGCATCGGCCAGCTCCACCCTCCCCATCGCCGGCCACGCCTCCGCCGGACCGGCGGCCACCCCTCGGGGCACCGGCCTCGCACCCTGCCGAATACCCACGGCCATGGGAGTGCAGATGTCGGAGGGCATGCCGACGCCACCCGGCTACGCGCGCTCCACCGGACGGATCAAAGCCCTCAACCTGATGATCGACTTCCCCGACGCCCAGGCGACGGAACCGGCCGAGGACCGGCTCGCGGAATTCTTCCCGCAGACCTCCGACTGGTTCCGCACCAGCTCCTACGGCCGGCTGACCTACGTGCCCGAGACACCCGTGAAGGACTGGCTGCGGATGCCGCTGCCGTTCTCCGAGTACGGCATCGAGCGCGGCTCACCGTACGAGCCGGGCTACCGCGAGATGGTCAAGGACCTGGTGACCGTCGCCGATCCGAAGGTCGACTTCTCGGCGTACGACCTGGTCAACGTACTGGTCACCCCCAACGCCGGCCCCTCGGCACTGGACACCGTGCTGTCGGTGACCTTCTCCGGCAACGACGACGCCCCGTTCGCCGACGGCACCCCGCTCGCCAACACGTCCTTCGTCTACAGCCGCCAGGACGACGGCTCGGGCTCGTACGCGGAGACCGGCTACAGGGTGCTGCCCCACGAGAACGGCCACGTCTTCGGGCTGCCCGACCTCTACACGATGGAGGGCGGCGGCTCCGTGGGGCACTGGGACATCATGTCCGAGGACTGGGGGGCCAACAACGACCTCCTGGGCTGGCACAAGTGGAAGCTCGGCTGGCTGGCCGACGACCAGGTCAGCTGCGCCGGCCTGCCCGGCACCAGCGAGCACGTCCTCGGGCCGCTGGCCACGACGGGCGGCCCCAAGCTGGCCTTCGTGCCGGTGAGCGCGGAGTCCGGCTACGCGGTGGAGGTACGGACCGCGGAGGGCAACGACGAAGCGGTCTGCCGGCCCGGCGTCCTCATCTACAAGGTCAGCTCCGACGTCGACACCGGACAGGGCCCGGTCTCCGTCGAGGACAGCACCGAGGACAGCGGCGGCTGCACCCGGCGGCCCAATGTCCACGCCGAACTCTCCGACGCCCCGTTCGAACCCGGGGAAACGTTCACCGACCGGGCCGACGGCATACGCATATCCGTACTGGAGAAGGACTCCGACGGGAACTACCGGGTGCGGATCACCCGCCCCTGAGCCCTACGGGCCCTGCTGCGCGTACTCCTGGACCACACCGCGCAGCTCCCGCTTGAGGATCTTCCCCGTCGCGTTCCGCGGCAGCGGCTCCCTCGTCACCAACACATGGGCGGGGACCTTGAACACCGCCAGGCTCCGGCCCACGTGCTCCCGCAGCGCGTCCGCCGTGACGGCGGAGCCGGGACGCACCCGGACGACCGCCGCGACCTCCTCCCCCAGCACCGGGTGCGGGACGCCGAGCACCGCCGCGTCCTCCACGTCGGGATGGTCGTGCAGAGCGGCCTCGACCTCCACGCAGTACACGTTCTCGCCGCCCCGGACCACCATGTCCTTGATCCGGTCCACGACGGACACCCGCCCGCCCCGGACGACGGCGAGGTCACCCGTCCGGAACCAGCCCCCGGGAAACGCCTCGGCCGTCGCCGCCTCGTCACGCCAGTAGCCCCGGACCAGGGACTGGCCGCGCAGCCACAGCTCGCCGGTCTCGCCGTCCGGGAGCGCGTCGCCCGCGGGTCCGGCGATCCGCACCTCGGTGACCGGCGTCGGGGTGCCGGCGGAATCCGGGTGCGCCCGGTAGGCGGCACCGAAGACGGCCAGCACCCCGCCGCTGGTCTCGGTCAGGCCGTAGCCGTTGCGCGGCTCGATCCGCTCGCCGTGCCGGGCCGTGAGCCGGGCGACCAGGTCCGGCGGAGCTGCGGCGCCTCCGGTGTTCAGCCCCTTCAGGCTCTCCAGACCGTCACCCGCGCGGTCCGCCGCCGCCAGCAGCTGGAGCGCGGTGGCCGGGACGCCCGCGTAGTGGGTGACCCCGTGGCGGCGGATCAGCCGCAGGGCCTCCTCCGCGTCCCACTTCTCCATCAGGACGAGGGCGCCGCCCGCCGCCATCGCCGCGTACAGGCCGGTGAACGCGGCGACGTGGAAGAACGGGAACGTCATCAGCGTGACCGGCGCCGGCCCCTGGCCCGGGACCACTCCACGGCTCAGCGCCGAGGCCGCCGCCTGGTAGCGCGGGTTGAGGGCGGCGCCCGCCTGCGCGAGATGGGTGGCCACCGCCCCCTTGGGCCGCCCGGTGGTGCCGGAGGTGTAGATGATCGTGGAGTCGTCCTCGGGCCTGATCTCCACCTCGGGGGGTGCGGCGTACGGATCGGGCTCCGGCAGATCCGCGTAACGCTCGGCCCCGGGCGGCAGCTCCCCCTCGCCGTGGAACACGACGAGGCGCGCCCCGGTCCTCCGGCACCGGTCCGCCACCTTCGACAGCTGCTCCCCGTCGACCATCAGCACCGCCGGCTCGCAGTCGTCGAGGGCGTAGCCGAACTCCCCCTCGGTCCACCAGGTGTTGAGCGGCACGGCCACGAGACCGGCGAGCTGCGCGGCCCAGAACGCGATCTGCCACTCGGGGCGATTCCGCATCGCCACCACGGCCCGGCCACCGGGGCGGAGCCCGTACGACTCGGTGAGGCGCCGGGCGAGCGAGGAGGCTGCCGCGAAGAACTCACCGTACGAGCAGGTACGTTCGCCCGAGATGAGGAACGGCTGGTCGCCGAAGGCCCAGGTGGTCTCGACGAACTCCCGCAACGTGCGCGGGCCGTTCGCATAGATGAGGGGCCCGTGCTCGGCGCGCACCACGGCGAACGGCGCCCCGGGGCCGGTCAGCGACGCCTCGACGCGGGCGAGGGCCTCCGGGTCCGGGGGACTGCTGGGGCCGGGTGAACTGCTGGGTTCGGCGTGCGGCACGGAGGGCCTCTCGATGCACTGCGGGCTGGCTCAGCGACCCGGCGACGCTATGCCCGCACCCTGCCCGCGTCAACAGGCCCCTGCCGGAAGCCGGACAGGCTGCGCTCGGCCCGCGCGATGCAGGGGCGGCGGCCAACGGTCACAGCGCTCGGGAGCAGTCCGCCTGGGCGGCAGGGGTTCGACACGACGGAGGCGACGGCTTCGGGCCGCGGCCGGTGACCGGGAGGGCGGACGGACGGGCGGGCGGACGGGCGGGCGGACGGGAGGACGGGAGGACAGGAGGACAGGAGGACGGGAGGCGGCACCAAGGCACCCAGACGCTGCCGGGACGCCCCCATCGCGGAGCGCGCCCACCCGCTACACTGATCCCGGTGCGGGGTCACACCCTCGCACCGCACGGCTCAAAGGAACCGAGTGCCCGGGCCCACAGGGACCCGACACCCGTTTTCCGGGCCACGCCTTCGTAGCTCAGGGGATAGAGCACCGCTCTCCTAAAGCGGGTGTCGCAGGTTCGAATCCTGCCGGGGGCACAGCACAAAGGGCTGGTTCGGAGGGTTGACCCCTTCGAACCGGCCCTTTCGCATGATCAGGTCCATGCCATGCAAGTGCCACCGATCCCAGCCCCCAGCCGGCCCGTGTCGCACGGCGCGGCCGGTGCTGCGGCCCCTGCCCGGTCAGCTCCTGGCGCGCTCGCCCGGGGCGGGTCCGTTCGAGCTCTGGGACGGCATCCGTGCCTGGCGGCGGCAGCGGTGAACGAGGCTTCGGGTCCCGCGTATCGAGCAGGGCTGGAATGCGCCATGAGGAGTCTCAACTATCGGAAATAACAGGGTGGTTGAGGATCGATAGAGGATCATGAGGGCTTGAAAGCGGCCGCCGTACCCCGGAGGTCGGTCCGCCCTGAGCGCATCGCCACGGCGATGCCGGATGATGAGGGAAGTCCGAGTGAAGCTTCGAAGAACCATCGCCGTCCTGTTCGGTGC from Streptomyces sp. QL37 harbors:
- a CDS encoding MFS transporter; its protein translation is MTSSESPPVTASTTTLSTGQATPQDPADRRRWFALAIVMTAAFMDLVDVTIVNIAIPSITRDTGASFTSIQWITAGYALAFAAGLITGGRLGDIYGRKRLFLIGIGGFTIASALCGLAVNPEMLVASRILQGGMAALMVPQVLSIVHATFPAHERGKVFGLFGAIVGLGAVSGPLLGALLTEWNFFGLEWRPIFLINLPVGIAGLVLGRKFISESKAPKALRLDLTGVALVTLGLLMLLYPLTRGRELGWPLWGHLSMAASLLVFAALIAFERRKADRDGSPLIELSLFRVKSFAAGTAVQLTFGIALGIFFLVWTLYLQMGLGWSALRAGSTGIPFSIAVSGAAGISVQKLVPRFGRKVLQAGALLMIAGLLLYIWEAGRYGLAISPWQMALPLVVMGVGMGLIVAPLTDAVLSGVPKEHSGSASGLINTVQQMGTALGLGLVSVVFFGSVGDRLPPEAMGAAFVDAFQQSLWWVAGVLAVIFLVMFALPSRPQAHLEGGGEDAGPGEPQDREVRKEPVPAS
- a CDS encoding YafY family protein, encoding MTDTPARLLKLLSLLQTPREWPGGELAERLDVTARTIRRDIGRLRDLGYPVEASRGSIGGYRLVAGTAMPPLLLDDEEAVAIAVGLRAGAGHAIEGVDEASVRALAKLEQVLPARLRHRVSSLQNATVPLTRGDGATIDPHTLTVIASAVTGRERLRFAYRSGDGTASKRQAEPYRLVSTGSRWYLVAYDMDREDWRTFRVDRVSEPFATGSRFTPRELPTGSGDAAEFFTRSMSRTQPELHLDVTFRAPAGFVTARLPSTLGAVEPTGEESCRLRTASSDSLEWVALRLALVDCEFEVHGPPHLVEHLSGLGARLTRAASPRPAAGRA
- a CDS encoding sigma-70 family RNA polymerase sigma factor — encoded protein: MATRAVARRSSASTGGTDRASSVRAVGGEIADRDLVGMYLDEIARTPLLDAAKEVELSQTIEAGVYAQQILDGVVESEAGGAKREELEALVAESERAKDIFIRSNLRLVVAVARRYPRAGLPLLDLIQEGNAGLVRAVEKFDYAKGFKFSTYATWWIRQAITRSIADQSRTIRLPVHLVEELGRIRRVQREFNREHGRDPEHAEIAAELDSNAERVGNVLDWARDPVSLNMSVDDDGDTQFGDLLEDTSAVSPEQSVMTLLRSEELEDLISKLDNRTASIIKMRYGIEDGRERTLTEVGKQHGLTRERIRQIEKHALLELKRMAHDTGFDAAA
- a CDS encoding GNAT family N-acetyltransferase gives rise to the protein MQIPTEVQVRPGVEADLEALTDIYNHYVRETALTFDTAAFTPEERLPWLRSHPEDGPHRLLVALDPSTRDNAPHVLGYATSSPFRPKAAYSTSVEVSVYCSPDATGRGIGTLLYKALFEALADEDVHRAYAGIAQPNEASTRLHDAFGFRHIGTYTEVGRKFGRYWDVAWYEKPLLSRTARSASPDPARSRR
- a CDS encoding class III extradiol ring-cleavage dioxygenase, with protein sequence MTTTAERMPALYLSHGAPPLADDPVWPGELAAWSAGLPRPKAILMVSAHWEEAPLALGATRAVPLVYDFWGFPEHYYQVRYAAPGAPKLADDVRKLLRGAGTPVQDIPDRGLDHGAYVPLVEMFPDADIPVLQISMPTLDPQKLMAIGRKLAPLRDEGVLIVGSGFFTHNLAALRHSGGSTPGWSAEFDDWGHRALQAQDVDSLLDFEHASPAGRLAHPRTEHFAPLFVTLGAAEGELDQGRSVIDGFWLGLAKRSVQFG
- a CDS encoding MarR family transcriptional regulator, which produces MEYMTTASPGGPRWLTDEEQSVWRAYLHATTLMEDHLDRQLQRDAGMPHVYYGLLVHLSQAPRRRKRMTELAKDAKITRSRLSHAVARLEKNGWVRREDCDSDKRGQNAILTDEGYAMLAQSAPGHVEAVRQAMFARLSPEQVKSLGEIMQVIATGLQPEGTDADLPWLR
- a CDS encoding MFS transporter, whose translation is MSKTAGTLPDPSRWKALAFIALAQLMVVLDATIVNIALPSAQTDLGISEGNKQWVITAYALAFGGLLLFGGRIADLWGRKRTFVVGLLGFAAASALGGAAQGEAMMFGSRALQGVFGALLAPAALSLLAVMFTDAKERAKAFGIYGAIAGGGGAVGLILGGFLTEYLNWRWTFFVNIPFAIIAAAGAYFVIREPSGSRNRSPLDIPGVVLSTLGLVALVYGFTRAESAGWSDTLTIGMFVAAAVLLLAFVVTESRVRSPLLPLRVLTERNRGGVYLSLGLAIIAMFGLFLFLTYYLQVVKGYSPVKTGFAFMPMIVGMITGSTQIGARLMTRVPPRLLMGPGFLVAAVGMLLLTQLDIDTSYAAVILPGQLLLGLGMGTAFMPAMSLATHGIEPRDAGVASAMVNTSQQVGGAIGTALLNTIAAGATTAYIADHAAGAGDPKLLQLQAMVAGFASAIWWAVGILVAASAIAVALINTGRPGAGAADGSGDLADGIEDEFKIPVVAH
- a CDS encoding TetR/AcrR family transcriptional regulator, whose product is MKSVATCAAQRRTSRPRADALRNRERIVAAAREMFVEFGPDVPLDEVARRAGVGNATLYRNFPDRAALIHEVVLAVTSRTTERVEEAVAAESDPFAALSRFVHAAADERIGALCPMLSGGFDTAHPELLAERRRLEEAVQGLVERAMSAGRLRTDIAVGDVLVALSQLTRPLPGIACLDIDRFTHRHLQLFLDGLEAPARSELPGSAATLEDLRSGC
- a CDS encoding M6 family metalloprotease domain-containing protein gives rise to the protein MQQPRHRIRGYRRPLALAGATALVIATMASASSTLPIAGHASAGPAATPRGTGLAPCRIPTAMGVQMSEGMPTPPGYARSTGRIKALNLMIDFPDAQATEPAEDRLAEFFPQTSDWFRTSSYGRLTYVPETPVKDWLRMPLPFSEYGIERGSPYEPGYREMVKDLVTVADPKVDFSAYDLVNVLVTPNAGPSALDTVLSVTFSGNDDAPFADGTPLANTSFVYSRQDDGSGSYAETGYRVLPHENGHVFGLPDLYTMEGGGSVGHWDIMSEDWGANNDLLGWHKWKLGWLADDQVSCAGLPGTSEHVLGPLATTGGPKLAFVPVSAESGYAVEVRTAEGNDEAVCRPGVLIYKVSSDVDTGQGPVSVEDSTEDSGGCTRRPNVHAELSDAPFEPGETFTDRADGIRISVLEKDSDGNYRVRITRP
- a CDS encoding class I adenylate-forming enzyme family protein; the encoded protein is MTGPGAPFAVVRAEHGPLIYANGPRTLREFVETTWAFGDQPFLISGERTCSYGEFFAAASSLARRLTESYGLRPGGRAVVAMRNRPEWQIAFWAAQLAGLVAVPLNTWWTEGEFGYALDDCEPAVLMVDGEQLSKVADRCRRTGARLVVFHGEGELPPGAERYADLPEPDPYAAPPEVEIRPEDDSTIIYTSGTTGRPKGAVATHLAQAGAALNPRYQAAASALSRGVVPGQGPAPVTLMTFPFFHVAAFTGLYAAMAAGGALVLMEKWDAEEALRLIRRHGVTHYAGVPATALQLLAAADRAGDGLESLKGLNTGGAAAPPDLVARLTARHGERIEPRNGYGLTETSGGVLAVFGAAYRAHPDSAGTPTPVTEVRIAGPAGDALPDGETGELWLRGQSLVRGYWRDEAATAEAFPGGWFRTGDLAVVRGGRVSVVDRIKDMVVRGGENVYCVEVEAALHDHPDVEDAAVLGVPHPVLGEEVAAVVRVRPGSAVTADALREHVGRSLAVFKVPAHVLVTREPLPRNATGKILKRELRGVVQEYAQQGP